GAATTGGATAATACGCGTGATTTGAAAGTTGATTACGACGCCTTAACCTGGCGGAAGAATTTTTTTAGCAAGTTTGTGTTGAATGGCTATATGGGCTATACCCGAAATCAAGAAAAGCTATCACCAAAATTGCAAAAGTTATTGCATATCGTCAAATCCCGATACAAAGATGATTTGCCCCAACAATTGATGTTTGATTTCAGAATGAAAAATAAACCCTTGATGAAATACACCAACATTGTGCAGTTCAATACACGGGTAATCTTCCTTTTTGTTTGGTTATTTATTGGTCAACCGTGGATTTACTTTTTCTTTGATATGTTTGTTTTAAACCCAATCTTAATCTATATGTGTAATAGACAGGAAAAGGTAAGTGGTTATTTTGTTGATAAATTAACAAACGATCCAACTTATGGGGAGTAAAATCTATAAAGTACTCTTTATGCTGATTGGTATAGGCACTTTGGCCTATATGATTCATGCAATGGGGGTTCAGGAGATTTGGACAAATCTAGAGAAAATTGGTTGGTGGTTTTTGCCGGTATTGGGTAGCTGGGCTATTCTTTATTGGATGAATGCCATGGCTTTCAAAGCGATTATTCAGGAGCCGCAATTGCCGCAGACCAATGTTCCTTTTTGGAAAGTATTGCAATTGACTGTGTCTGGTTATGCCATTAATTACATTACGCCATTTGTGGCACTGGGGGGAGAGCCTTACCGCATTATTGAACTGAAAAATTATGTTGGTGGTTCAAAAGCAGGTTCATCCGTTCTGTTATATGGTGTTATGCACATTCTATCCCATATATTATTTTGGGTGGTATCAGTTTTCCTGATTCTCTGGTTTGTACCAGCGAGTACCATGGTTGATGTTGCCTGTGCCGTCATTTTTGTCATGGCTATTGTATGCACCTGGTTGTTTACAAAATTCTATAAAAAAGGAATTACAGTTTCTTTATTAAAAACCCTGTCGCGCTTGCCCTTAGTTGGAAAGAAAATAAATAATCTGCTGGAGGCAAAGTTCGAAACGCTGAATGATGTTGACCAGCAGGTGAAAAATCTATTTCAAAATCGTAGAGACCGATTTTATATAGCTCTCTTCTGGGAATTTGTTGCCCGGGTAGTGGGCTGTTTTGAGATCTATTTTATCGGCCTGGCATTGGATATCAACATCGATTTTATTGATGCGATGATCATTAGTTCCGGATCCTCTCTATTTGCTAATTTGGTGTTTTTCTTCCCAATGCAATTGG
The window above is part of the Sphingobacterium sp. ML3W genome. Proteins encoded here:
- a CDS encoding lysylphosphatidylglycerol synthase transmembrane domain-containing protein — its product is MGSKIYKVLFMLIGIGTLAYMIHAMGVQEIWTNLEKIGWWFLPVLGSWAILYWMNAMAFKAIIQEPQLPQTNVPFWKVLQLTVSGYAINYITPFVALGGEPYRIIELKNYVGGSKAGSSVLLYGVMHILSHILFWVVSVFLILWFVPASTMVDVACAVIFVMAIVCTWLFTKFYKKGITVSLLKTLSRLPLVGKKINNLLEAKFETLNDVDQQVKNLFQNRRDRFYIALFWEFVARVVGCFEIYFIGLALDINIDFIDAMIISSGSSLFANLVFFFPMQLGTREGGLAMAVMSIGLPASVGIFMGIVTRIREIVWIMIGLGWMSLVKKK